The region TCGAAGTCTGTAACACCCAGTGGTTTGAAAAGATGATTAAAAACCTCTTACACAAAGCCTGCCCAAATTGATACATCTAAACAGAAAACACTTATGtgttaacagaaaacaaagttctaaCAATGTTCCACACAAGCATCGATCAGCAGTAGTTTATGCGCCTCATAAGCTTCTTTTAAATAGTCTATAATatcctttctctcttttttctttctgatgCCACTGAAGATCATCTTGGTGCCTGGAATGTACTTTTTTGGATTTTCTGTGTCTTCATCCCATACaatatctaaaaaagaaaacacaataattaaattaattctTTGAGATTAAAATCGGTGAATCGGAGAAGAATGCTGGCTACTGTGCTACCTGTTCAGGCCTGCTGCTCTGGCCATCAGGTATGGGAAACATATCCTTTCTTAATATTATAGCAGAAATATACACACTACTGAGCACTCCAAGGGAAAACTCCCATAAATTCCAGTACAGAAGAGTTAAAATGCAGATTACAATTCACATTCAAAGCTCTACTGAAATTTATAAGATTATGAAGGTTTGTTCTGTCAGGATGTTGAATATGAAGACGATGAAGACTGCGGAGGAGATTTGTGGATGTAGTGAGGACATGCAGGGGGAtggcataaaagaaaaatgatgctGAGGGATAgaatgagatggaggcagatgattcaCTGTagcgacccctaaagggagcagctgaagatGAAGAAATAGTTCTTAGAGGATAGATTGATTATGATTGACTTTTTCACAGAAGAAGCTAGCACTGGCTTATTCACTCCGCTTTAATTTTCCACCAATCTGATTTGCATCTTTTCACATAGAAAAGACTCAGACACAAAGCTTCACAAAGCTGAGATGCATGGAGATCAATCAATCTGTCAGTCTAACCAAGGTGAGTTCTGCACAGCAATGGTACCTGTATCAATGTTGGCCTGTGTATAGGAGTAGCCAGGTGCTTGCCCTGTCTGCCTTCCAAACAGTCCCCACAGGTTGGGCCCCACCTTGTGGCTCTCCCCCTTTCCCACTGTGCGGCACTGGGAGCatttctgcacaaacactttctttcctttcttgaCATCCCCCATTACCAGTGGCTGGGAGGAGACACAAGCGAAGTGTGCAACCTGGAATGAGTCACACCCAAACTAGTAACATATGAAGCGAGTGGAAATATACTACACAAATATTTACATGTAACAGTAGCCCAGAGTCAAAAAAATCACTCACCAACTTCCAGGCTGTTAATGCACAAGTTATGAAATGTGGAACAAGATGTTCTGGgaacaaaaacatgtaaaaaaacaaaaaaacaaaacaaaaaaaagaagtttaaaagaaaaaaaaaactaaaatagttATTTAACAGGAAGATTGACTCGCTTTTGCTAAAAAGTCAAAGTGAGAAAAGATTTATGCCATCATTTATCCTCCAAAAagacacataaaaaacaaataaatgaacagtTAATAAACAAAAGGGAAAACTTGCAGATATTGGACTGTGGCTGAAATACCTCTGGACAGAAGTTCAGTGTTTAGCTTCAGCTTCAGCGTTGCGCCGGATAGTTTTTAAGCTCAGAAAGTAAGATCTCAAATTTATAATGGGGGTGGTTGACTATGCAGTGGTTCAGTAGGACATTCATTCAGTACAATGATTGGCCACTAGAGGGAGACCAAACACAACCAAGGTGGTCACATTTTCCCTCAGTCTGGAGTAACAAAATCAGTGTCACCATTTTCAGAATCATTCCAGTGAATCAAGAAAGGTGTGAATGAATTTTTAACCGGTGGATGACATAAAGAGTTTAATCTAACAAAGTGATAGTGCCCGCAGTACAGGATGCACAGTACTAAGGAAACAGTGGGAGTGTGTGACTTTTCTGTGTGCTTAATGTTTTATGTGTTAACTTCCCTGCTTTACTCTGTAATACTAACAGTAATGCAATTGTCTGCTCGAACTTAAGAAATTACATTAATTGAATAAAGattttaaagaaacacaacTGCCTTGCTTTAATGTGGACTTCCTTCCCTATAAGCCTTCTGTTTTGTAAGATAACTCTTTAAAGTGTTAGATAGACTTACAAAGTATAAATTTTCCTTTTGATAAACACCTCTATGAAATCTATTTTTACAGTGATCCCCACTTGCAGTTTGAAGGTTCATCTGCAGGTTAAAATGCATTTGTCACCATTATGCAACCATAATGGATTTATAAACACAGCTCCTCATTTTCATCTGTTAAAAACCACACTGTCCAGGCCAGccaacagatttttttatttgttgtgttatcCAGCTAAGGCTCTAATGCAAAGGGTGTAAAACTGGCTACGGGATAGCCATACTTTCTTTAATGCTATTGCAAGTtatgtttatttactttttctcaAAGTATTTTCTATCTCACATCTGCATCTACAACCAGCTTAGAAAGCAGTTAACCCCACACTTACACTGAATCCagaggaaaacccaacaaaGTCCCTGAGAAGGTTTGAATTCTTGCAGTGAGGTGACAGCGCTAACCTCCACATCAACCTAGCCACTGATATACAAAACACTGAATACAAAATGTcagaaggttttttttaaaactatctCATGATATTGCACCAATCACCAGTATTCTAACCTCTTTGGCCATTGAAATAGTACATATTACCCTGATATACCCCCACTACTGACAGAGTACGTACATATATAGTTGGTGGTTTCCAGGACACGAGGAGTTTATTTACACGCCACTATAGGAAGACAAGGAagcatattttctttattaaatatatatttactgGAATTATTATGAAAAAAGTGAATAAATTTTCAAACTAGAGGCTGAGCAGAAAGATCACAGTGGCCACTTTGATTGGGTTTTTGTCTCCCCCTTGTGGTTTATCACTGAACTGCAGGGTCACATGCCGTAAAGTTGCTCCTGTATCGGCAGGGTTTCAGTGGATGCCGGGTGCTAACATAGTTAACtgcaaggttaaaaaaaaattcaacaataaaatgatttttCCAAAGAAGTACTGAAAAGcaaaactgatgaaaaaaaatttaaacaatGTCTGAGATAATCACAGCATTAGCTGGAGGAATGGACCACCATCACAGGATATTAATGTTTGTGTAAATCAGTTTTATTCCCAATGGCACAGCCCACTGACACTCCTTTGGATCAGGACGGAACAGTTTGTGATTGCAGGGCTGAGGTTTAAACATTGCTCATGACCGTTGCTAGGTCAACTGTGCAAAGTCAAGTCAGATGTAAGAGAAAAATTTCTGTGACTTAGTATGAAATATGAAAATTTGCTTTCCATCACAATAtgtgtaactttatttaaaGAGACATACAAGATTTTCCTCAAATGTTTCACTTTAAGCACTTGTTTatacagtaaaataaagaaatgttgaTATTTACATCCTACAGAGCCCTATAGACAAAAATCACtatttactctttttttcttccagctCTGTTTCTTCATCTGAGGTAGTTGTTGAATCAAAGTTTTCAGCCCTGTAGGAACAAAGCACACTGTTTGCAAATGCACAATGGGACACCCATCCCTTCTCAGGAGTGCACCCGAGGTTGAAGATAGATAAACCATTAAGAACATCATTTACCTACCAGTGCAAGCCAGTGTTTAATAACTGTTCAATGGCAACAGTCCTCAGAAGCTTCCAGTAGGGACTATTCCTCTCAAATCTTTGAGACAGCACTTGGTTCGGTGCTCGTCTGATGCTCGGGCACTCTGCACACACTCGAATTGCCACCCAGGATCTTCCAAACCTCTGGGGCAGGTTGGGAGAGGAGTTTGGTGTCCTTTCATCACTGGGATGACTCTGTCTCCCAAAGCGCAATGGCATGTTGGCGTGCTGGTGGAGGGGTTTGACAGTGGGCGGATAGAACCTGACGATGGTCGGGAGGCTGAATTTGCTGGTGGTGGGAGCCACGTGTATATTGAAGCTCTCGAGATCTAAGCTCctgtggattttatttttagtcTAGAAACAAGAGATCAGATGAAATATAATGCACTGTTTCAGTAGTTTTGCAAGCCAAACAATTGCTGGTTCACTACTGGGTCAAGGGCATTTTTTTCTCAcattcattaattaaaaaaatttttttgttcACAGCAAAAGCAATCATTAGTTGCCACCACAGGTTATGCTCATACCCCATATTTTTCTGCAAAAAAGTGAAACAATGTCTGCAAAAGCTAATTTTGGAGAGCCCAAGATGATCTATTTGAGttgccttttttaaaatctgctcaGCTATTCATTTAACAATCTTGTACATCAGCTAAAATTACCATATGGTTAAATTTTTAAGCTCAAGAAATTGAAGATTATTTGAGGTTTTCACACTTTAACCAATTTCTGAAATGTTAAATCAGTtcacaaaacatgttttactcATTTACTAACAAGTTATGGGTCTAATTATTTCTTACCTCTTGGTGCGGCTGTTTCCTCACAGAATATGTGCCGTCATTGCTGCTGAGCAAGTTTTTACCGCTGCGGACCGATTTCCCAAAGACGTGTACATCAGACCCTCCAAGACCCCGCAGCATCAGGAGCGCAGACAGTATCATTGTTACCAACATATTAACAACCATATTTCACAACTTCTCTGAGCAGCCTGAGGACATATGGTTACCACAGTGTCTGCAGGTATTAAAGGTCCCTGAAAGCATGCGTCACTGGCGGTGTGTGATGAAGACAGtcaaacacatgcacatacatctTCAGCCTAATTTAACAGGAGGAAATTCCTGACCCTACTAATTATCCTTCTCTGAAGGATATGTTTGAGGAGGTATGTATGTCCTAATTAGGCTGCTGAATGAACCAGTCAGTGTGTTTTCGGTTTAGTTTGGTTGAAAGCAGGAAGTTGACAGGAAGCAAAAACAGGTGTTCAACAAAGATACCACATATCACATTTTTAGCATCACAATTTGATTTACAGTGAGCCAGAACAAAACATTCATTTTTGTAAGGATTTCTTGTAAGTTTTCTTTACAGTGTAactaaaatgtttacatttacGTGCATGTAAATAACCATGTATGAAACGACGGCCTGAGAAAAATAAGAGCAATTATAATTTTATTCAAGTTATTGAAAATTCAGTTAGTTTGAATTATTATATTAAATTATtctatatgtttttttaaaaaaaatgtgatattTATAAGAAACACCTTGGTCTACGCATCTACAAACGCAGTTCTGAAgtagttgggatgctgtgtaatatgtccaaaaataataaaaaaaataaaaaaataaaaaaccaagccaaaacaaaacaaaacaagaagcagaaaaaaacatgcaataaCTTGCAAATCTCATGAagacatattttaaaatatataaaatgttgAAAGTGAAAAAGTGTACCGTTTtaagaaaacaatcaaaaaaaaaattaaatcaattTGAATTGAATAGCTGCAGCAGTTCTTGAAACCACTGGGACAGGGCCATATTTCCCACTGTGTAGCATCCCAGTCCATGAACGGGACCTGAGGAGACcagctgctgcttttttttattttttatttttatttcataatgcCTCACACGCTTTCAGTTGGTGAAACATCTGGACTCCAATTCAGCACTTGGACTCTTCTCCTATGAAGCCATGCTGTTTTAATAGATGCAGGATGCGGTTcagcattgtcttgctgaaatatgcaaggcCTTCTCTGATGGGAATGTATGCTGCTCTAAAAGATGCAGACACCTGCAAGCTGCTAATTCCATAGGTACTAGTGCATCCCTGTAAAATCTGAGATGGAAGCTTTTGAACATTGATAACAAACCTAATGGTTCTTCCTCTCTTTAGTCTGGAGGATGCAGCATCCATATTTTTCCAATAagaatttcaaattttgatttgTCTGACTCTAACGCTGTTTTTACACTTTTCCTCAGtctattttaaaacttttttttttttttgcctgtcccgtttggctcttttgccatcagaattgttgtc is a window of Maylandia zebra isolate NMK-2024a linkage group LG22, Mzebra_GT3a, whole genome shotgun sequence DNA encoding:
- the npvf gene encoding pro-FMRFamide-related neuropeptide VF, with amino-acid sequence MVVNMLVTMILSALLMLRGLGGSDVHVFGKSVRSGKNLLSSNDGTYSVRKQPHQETKNKIHRSLDLESFNIHVAPTTSKFSLPTIVRFYPPTVKPLHQHANMPLRFGRQSHPSDERTPNSSPNLPQRFGRSWVAIRVCAECPSIRRAPNQVLSQRFERNSPYWKLLRTVAIEQLLNTGLHWAENFDSTTTSDEETELEEKKSK